The genomic region gtttccacaaagagagcaacagaacaagaaaatttgaacacagggaacttcccagagactcatactccaaccaaggactattcatggagataacctagaatccctgcacagatgtagcccatggcagttcagtgtccaagtgggttacatagtaatgggaagagggactgcctctgacataatctgactggactgctctttgatcatctccccctggggggagcagccttaccaggccacagtagaggacaatgcagccacttttgatgtgaactgatagactaagatcagaaaggagagaagaatctcccctatcagtggacttggggagtggcatggatgcagaaaggggaaggaggctgggatcgagaggggaggagggaggggcctatgggggggatataaaatgaataatgtATAAAAAAACCTTTACTCTTTTTATGTTTATAAGTCATGAAATTGCATACAGTATATacaaaaaaagatagacaaaggaGACTGCAAAATGTTGTCTCCCAATTTCTACATATCTGTCATGACATAAAAACCCATAATTATGTTCTGCACACACATCAGAAgtggtttttaaataaatattcttgctgttacattatctagaatcTTCATATATTTCCTATACAATGCAGTACTTTAGATAAATCACAAATGGATAATTAAGAGGAACATGCAGAATCatggaacatcaaattatatattcatatcacagcaagctatgtagtgagatataCAATTGATTGCTGATTAtatcacttcattacatctctatggTAGATGAAAATGCAAAACTTTCATTTACCATATTAAATACATTCATAGGGTGTCTCTTCAGTATGATTCATTCACAATAATAAAAcctatagaaatgtacaaaggtttcatcatactaaatatatttataaggtttTCTCTCAAGTATGATTTCTTTATGGTTTGAGGGTCAATGCACCATGCAAAGGCTTTAGTACACTGTTTATAGtcttagggtttctctccaatatgaaAACTTTCATGCCTTCGGAGATCACAGCAacgtgaaaaggctttatcacatggaTTACTTTATaggctttctctccagtgtgttcttttatgcttttggagactattgggatgtgaaaaggctttatcacattgattacatttgtagggtttttctccagtatgaattatTTCATGCCTTTGGAGGTTACTGCAATGTGCAAATGCTtttccacattgattacattcatagggtttctctgcactatgaattcttttatgccgCTGGAGATCAGAAcatcgtgcaaaggctttaccacattgattacatatgtaggctttctctccagtatgaattctttcatgccttcgAAGGTCACTGGAATGTGCAAtgactttaccacattgactacatccATAGGATTTCTTAGcagcatgaattctttcatgcctcttgAGATCACAgcaacgtgcaaaggctttatcacattgattacattcatagggctgctttccagtatgtgttcttttatgcctttggagactactgggatgtgaaaaggctttgccacattgattacattcatagggcttctctccagtatgaattctttcatgtctctggagatCACAGCAACGAGAAAATGCTTTATCGCACTGATTACAtcgatagggtttctctccagtatgtgttcttttatgcttttggagactactgagttgtgaaaaggctttaccacatcgatgacattcatagggtttctctccactatgagtTCTTTTATGACTCTGGCAGTTACTGcgatctgcaaaggctttaccacattgattacattcaaagggtttctctccagtatgtgtccttttatgatTTTGGAAACTACTGTGTCTTGAAAAGGCTttttcacattgattacatttgtagagtttctttccattctgaattctttcctgtctttgaagagatctatgacatgcaaaggctttaccacactgattacatccgtagggcttctctccagtatgaattctttcatgcctctggagatcACAGCGACGTTTAaacgctttaccacactgattacattcataggggaTCTCACTAGTATGTGGTTTTTCATGgctgcaaagataattggtatATGTGTAAGCTTTTTCACATTCATTACAGTGATTCATTACAGTGAATTAAGTTTACAATTTGAGCTAAATGTAAAAAGGACTTACATCTTaatgttttatcactttgtttacatttataatttcccccttgattgtggaAATTTTGCATTTTGAAGATACCTTTGAGGTAAGAAACATATTACATGGATTGCTTATagcatcctttttctttctttcctcttttaaagagcatatttttattaattacagtttattcaccttgtatcccaactgtagctccctccacctGCCCCTAATAATctcatcccccctccctcttctccacccatgctcctccaccagtccactggtaggggggtactttttctataagtgttttttcacatatttgaaaAGAACTAGAACTCATCTATACAATAgtgactgcattcataaattttcctatagtggGAGTCACACTACATTTGGAAAGTGAACTAGggtaaacacaacaatttccacagggctagtaatcTCTAATGTGATTTCTGTGGCTATATTCCCAATTAGTTTCAAAAACTAATTAAGTACAgtagtttaatttattaattgtccCCTGCTTTCATTAGACTTTCTGTCATTAATAATGAATTGATACatgaataattataaatttagtgttgtcactttcatggtttctgttgtacATATGTATAGAATAATTTAGAATGCAATAACCTATGATGGTGTGCATGTTAACTTCACTCAGGAAAAGTGGGCTTCGTTGGATCCATCCCAAAAGAATCTCTTCAAAgaagtgatgctggagacctaaagGAATCTCACTGCTTTTGGGTAGATGGGgaattttctttaactgtttaaataataatctgattatcatttaattatattagtgattattaataaattaaatgtaaacttGCATCACATTCACAAAGTCTATTCCAAGTAAGGAATACTACATATCTTCTGGtaagtatgatttttcttttcatatccttATGGTCAAATGATTTGAGTAACAAATGGAAGATCCTCATATTCACagtttgtattttgtcttcaaaGACATGTGCTATGGGGATCATTtttcctccacaacaattttcttgacttttATACTTTCCATCTAACTAAACTTAGCAAGTTTACTTCAAGTATTTGAGTCACATCAGCTTttctatggaatatttgctcttgagtaggttttgtacataaaattatcacctatttaatGAGCTTGCTTTTCCAATATCTGAATTGTATAAGACTTAAGAGATTAGAATTTCTACGGAGCATCTGTAATGTGGATATAAGTAATGATTTTTATAGAGGAATTTGATTTAGAGACTTGttgctctggcaaaagatcacatccgAAGACCCTCTAtttctatgtgatctggctggaatataacaATACATTAATCCAGTatacagaggcaagaagatctgccttcagtgccagcctggtatagagcaatgtccagtaaagaaaagcttagtttcaggcatggtgatacatgtgtttaatctcaaacaatgggtgtaaaaatagttgggagaaggaagcacacatgtttgaaagcaatatctaagtgagtggcagaaaaggggacaaattcagaaaaatatttgacagaataggatacttTCATCTCTCAtgaaatagagaggaaatgaaggtcCTTAAGGGACCcagcatggagagaggaggcagtttttctgggacagtaaaagaaagacaggttggagagaactaaggtgaagatcaaatgatcAGGAAAAtaagagcctgaagattagaaaagactgctggagttagtttgaggccaaacaaagcaattcagaggatgggagaaaagccagatttaataagttagctaggaaaggagtttgagccagaacagctgaactgaatcagccatctatgcgctcagaaagaaagggtgtgcatattaagcagtaattcagaggctgaaaatattctatgcTTAAGATAgattgtatggaacctagaagcagCCCTGCCCAGGTCTAGGGCAGCAGACAGGGGCAGTAGTCTTCAGATACAGCAATGACTACATGTGAATTAAAGTCCTTTTCACAGCAATATCTGTTAAGCAAGTGTTTCATCATCTTCTTTCTTAGAGAAATgccttgaaaacataaatcagACACCTGACTGTGAGGAaaatgggtttgggagaatttaatattccttaatataCTTAAACTAGtgctttttctctattgtttttatttaaaacttctgggacacattaaaaaattttttcacAGGAATATTTACACCAGTTtccacaagaaaattaccttCCATGTCTTCTAAAATGTTGACAATGTGCTTcagtatggtcttcccaattgtagcctaaaatatataccagaaagtGTATGACATATTAttcaaaattaggcaaaatttaagttactatttTCAGTGAATCTTAGAAACATGTGtgatttattcttcctcattccaattgaaatttcataagagcatcaataagaaaaaacaaaaacaataacaacagatgtcctctttttcttaatagtgaaagaaaattcactgtcttacctagaGCTGTAAGGTGTTTGTAGGTCTCCAGCgtgacatctttgtagagactcttctgggaaggatctagcaaagcccactcttccggAGTGAAATTAACATCCACTTCTTCATAGGTTATTGATTTCTAAAATATCCCATATGTGAGTATCACAGAAAGCATGGCAATGCATGCTGTATATGTATACTTAATAGACAATGTATTCCTATAATTCCAGTGCTTCTCTTACTTATCTCCTCACATAGACGTTGATGTAATGAATTGATGTAATtaccaagtcattttagaaggaaactaaatgatgaGGTTCACCTTGTCATCTCTGGACCCTTTGAATAAAATATAGCTTTTCAAAggaaatgccaattaaaagacataatgagaaacaagaaaatagaTGATCAGTACAGATGGCACATCACAGAAATGCTATGctcaattactaactacaaaaaatatgGGCAAGCAGGACGtattggctcatgcctttaatgctagcactcagtCTGTGTATCTCATTAAGATGGATGCCGGCCTTCTTttcaaacaagtttcatgacttccagaggtacatttaagatcTGAATCCACTGCAAAAATCATTcaaaaagaaagatacaaagaactcaatgGTTTATATATTCACTACAGTTTTATATCtaacttccagaaacctgaagtgtcccaggttaaactgtaacagtaataaaaacttattaaaagggaatgcgtgttcaaacaggtacaaatggacagatgaaataagcaacataaggcagttgaagtggctcagcaatgaaaagctcttgttggtcctgcaaataattgggctcaattgccagtgttTAAATGGAAGCTCACATCTATCCATTACTCCAAATTCAGGAGTTCTGAGACCATCTGCTGACTATTGGGAAGACCTGGTACaaaagaggtgcatattcatacatacaggcaaaatactacccTTATTCGcccgttaaaacaaaacaaaacaaaacaaacacaggaggcaagaagaatgtcacacacctacaatccaatgactcagaaaTACAGGCAGTGTTAATGTGATGAATACATGACaacctgagaaacagaatatacacTCCGACAaatatcaaaattcaagtgtggaTGTGAAGACCAGCAAAATagaatatgcttgacatgtactaGACCCTACATACCAGGCCCATCAGCCTATATATCAAAAATGTGCATATTGGACTACatttgatcccagccctctgcAGCCAGAGGGAGGTAGACCTCTAAGTGTGAAGCCTGGCTGAATTTCATACCTAcattcaggacagccaacgctacacaaagaaacttggtctccaaaaacaacaaaattaaacatgtaaaaacctcaggataccaaaatagccTAGCACTGAATAGCAATTGCTTTGAGTCTTTCCTATATAATTTTGGGATAGAGTTGATAAAGGTGAAAGCATGAGAACATAACAAGGGGTCAGAATGATCAATTTCAATCACAACACAGTAGACACAAACACCAGGAACTGggttgagatcatagacactcaaatccaatCCCCAATCTAGACAGGTTCCTCCTCCAAAAGCTTTCCTAAGTTCccccaaagaaacacacaaagaagaaacaaatgttcaGTGATATTCTCCTACTTGTTTCTGTGGAGCTTTTCCCACTCTCTGTTACAGAAGACCCAATTCTCATGGTTGCCCCTAGCACTACAAAGAACACCAGTGGCAGCTTCCCCTTTCTTGTGTCCTGTAGATTACACACTCCCAAtctctgttctgcttctgtaatCTCACCCCCAACTCCTCTGCTCAACCATAGGCCATACTTGCATGGAGACCAAGGTGGAATACCAGAAATCTTCCTCACTATCTTTGTTACCACAAACCCAATTCCAGGATCTTCCCTACTGTTCCAACTGAACACATGTTGCACCTCTCCCCCCATACCATCCCAGCAAACATAACACCGTGAATACATGCCAAGCAGGTCATTACAATATCAACACtcagccaacacactttctggAACTTCAGAGTGCTAGCAGAACCTCAAGCACAAAACTCCCACCCAAAAAACCAGCACTTAGACCTATAATCACCCCAAATCCAGATCTTTAGACACCAGCATAGGAatagattcaagaacagtcaggcaatatgtcaccaccttagctcagctatattaccacAGCAGGACCTAAATCTATCTGAGAATTACAAAACAttctacagaaacacaaaagaatataccttctcgtCATTTCATGACACATCCTCTAAAACTGactacatattcacacacaatgtaaatcttaatagaaaattaaaataacatcttatatcctgtcagaccaccatggtttaaagctggataaaaatagcatcagaaagaaTCATAAAAACATTACAAACTCATGGTAAGTGAATAAtcttctactga from Meriones unguiculatus strain TT.TT164.6M chromosome 13 unlocalized genomic scaffold, Bangor_MerUng_6.1 Chr13_unordered_Scaffold_44, whole genome shotgun sequence harbors:
- the LOC132651259 gene encoding neurotrophin receptor-interacting factor 1-like, with product MALDNGGALCACPSPAPPTEGLAFAFLPGRSDPRLGKWAARHSLTTEAELLEKSITYEEVDVNFTPEEWALLDPSQKSLYKDVTLETYKHLTALGIKGHILERNPLNVINVVKPLQIAVTARVIKELIVERNPMNVIDVVKPFHNSVVSKSIK